The stretch of DNA TCAGTTTGGAACGTCGCCCGAGAAACTCGGCAATCGTCGACAATTGCGCCTGAGTGGGGATAAAGCCGTTCGATTCGTACCGGGTGATCGGGGCAATATGGTCGAGGATCATCGGTTGTTTCGGCAGGACAATCGGGTGAACCTGCACGACCATTGTTCCCGCAGCGAGATCGCCCAGCCTTTGAAACTTCTGGGTCATCGACATCGCCAGAAGCCCGGGGCCATAGAAAGGGAGAATCCCGAGCCAGGCCACATCCTCAAAGACCATGGCAATAGGCAGCATGTCGGCCACACGCAAAAGATTCCGCAGGACAGCCCCCCAGAAGGTGAGTGGTGCGCCCGAGGTATGAATCACCCGGATCCCTACCAGCCATTTACCCATCGAATAGCCATTCCAGAAGCCTTCCTGAACGATGTAGTACAGCCACTCGATAAAGAAGAGTGCCAGCAGGATGCCACCAATCGTGAATCCCGGCAGGATGGCAGCAATCAGGCAGGCACCAATCAGGAGTGCCGTGATGAGCAACACGCGGAAAAGGCAGTCGATAGCATAGGCCGCACTGCGCAGGGCAGGACCTGCCAGTTGGTAGGCGAGCCGGACATTTTCCGGCGTCTCGAGACGAACATTCAAACTGACTTCAGCAGCCACACAGATTCTCCCGGGAAACATGACCGCGGATGAATCGTATCAGGGAGATCTGGTCAGAAGATAGCGGCGGGCTGAGCTTCACAGCACATTTGTGAGCGAACGATGGAAAGTTCAATTTCGAACACATCAAAACGCCGAAGCGTCGTCCCCCGCCTGCGAACTCGGGGGACGACGCTTCTCTCACAGGAACAGGCACTTGATTCGACAAGAAAATCAACGGGGTGTTGACGCAGGTTTTTCGTTGGAGATTCGAGCGGGAATTGTTTCCCAATCGTCTCGTACGGCAGTTCGTGGTGCGGGGACAGTGATTGTTGGAAGTTCAGTGATCTGAGAATCAGCCTTTGACGGCTGAACTGTGATCGGGCCGGTTTTTTCAGGAAGGATGTTCATGACCGGGAGATCGAGAACAGCCGAGGAGCGCACAGGTGTGGTAGGAATGGGGCCCGACTTGGGATTGCGGACAATCCGTGGTTCGGGCGGCAGCACGGGCTGCCACTCGGGTGGTGGATTGAATGAAGACGTTGAGGGTGAGGATGTTCCCACAGGCCGCGTGGTGATTTTCGCTGCAGGTGAGGGAGGAATCAGTGTGAGATCAACAGGTAACGGAGCAATCGCAGCAGGACCACCAGGCTGTGCCTGAGGAAGCGGTAACTGCGGATTCAGATCGGTCGATTGAGAACGAACATCTGGCAGCCTCGGCTGGTGGTACTCCGGGGGGAGAACTGCTGGCGAGGATTGAAATTGAGGCGTGAATCTTCCTGCCGATGGCCACTCACTCACGGACTGGCAATCGCAGCCGGGTGCTTGAGCCTCGGTTGTGGGAAACATGGAAGACGAATGAGAGTAGGCAGGAGTTTGTGAGTGATTGTGAGGCGCGGCGAGCGAACAGGAGGGGCAGGCCATTTGAGAACGTGTCCACCAGTTCCGCGTGAGCTGAGCCTGGGCCGACTCGGGCAGGCCACACACCACACTGCAAGCTGCAAGAGCCAGCAGGCTGAATGCGCGATAACCCGAGCGGGACATGATATGTTCCAAAATGGATTTTCTCAGGAAGACTTTCCCGCCAACGCGAGCAATTCTTCCACTGCAAGATGGAATCGACGGTTTCAGAAAGAAACTTGAGAAAAACTTGAATATTTTTCTGAGGGGCCTCAAATCCGCCCAAATCACTACCCGTGCATGATTTACGCGTCGAGTTTGATCCAGTGTCAATCACATCCACGAAGGGGGGCACATCGTCTCGCGAATGAACGCGCATGGCGCGGCTTCTGGTTGTCGTGACTTTGCACGACAACCAGTTTGGAAGGAGATGGGCAGAAGTTGGCCGGGCCACCCTCGAGTGACGATGACATCAAGCCGTTCGTATGAGACAGACACATTCACCAGGTGTCGATCAAACCTCTGGATCAAACCTCTGAGAGTCGCGCGATTGTGTCGATTGCAGGGGTGATCCCGAGGGTTTTACTGTCGGAAAAGTCTGTGCGACTTGACCTTTCGCTCAGTGACCCCCATAATTTTAACCCCCCGCACGTGGGCTGGGCTTTACGCCCGCCAAATCTCTGAGAATCTGCATGTTCCCGCGGAAGCCTCGCTCTGGCACTGGTCATCGAGATGGGAGCCATCATGACGGCTGGAGCCGCAAGTTTCTGACGGGTGGGTTGTCCGTGTCCGAGTCAGTTTGAGGTTTTATGTCCTAGCGACGCCACATGGTGGGCATCGGCCAACAGATGCCAAAAGGAGGGTATTGATGGAACACTTGGGTCAGCACGTGATTATCGAATTGTGGGGCTGCAACAGCGGGATCGACGACGCCGATCTGATGAAGCAAGCCATGTTGGACGCCGTCAAAGCTGCTCGAGCCACGCTCTTGTATATTGACGTTCACAAGTTCGACCCCCAGGGAGTGACGGGAGTTGCTGTTCTGACGGAATCCCACCTTTCGGTTCATAGCTGGCCTGAGCATGGCTACCTGGCAGCCGATGTCTTTACCTGCGGCCAGACCACGCGGCCTGTCGCT from Planctopirus ephydatiae encodes:
- the speD gene encoding adenosylmethionine decarboxylase codes for the protein MEHLGQHVIIELWGCNSGIDDADLMKQAMLDAVKAARATLLYIDVHKFDPQGVTGVAVLTESHLSVHSWPEHGYLAADVFTCGQTTRPVAAAEVLCEYFQPSQVDVQEVIRGVRPETGAKPSLRRRKLNYQPEHNSLTATIN
- a CDS encoding RDD family protein — encoded protein: MAAEVSLNVRLETPENVRLAYQLAGPALRSAAYAIDCLFRVLLITALLIGACLIAAILPGFTIGGILLALFFIEWLYYIVQEGFWNGYSMGKWLVGIRVIHTSGAPLTFWGAVLRNLLRVADMLPIAMVFEDVAWLGILPFYGPGLLAMSMTQKFQRLGDLAAGTMVVQVHPIVLPKQPMILDHIAPITRYESNGFIPTQAQLSTIAEFLGRRSKLTYQRGHQLASELADTLAERMEFTGDREQVRKFPMAFLARVCATFQTARDEKAAVITPAKARLM